One region of Salvelinus namaycush isolate Seneca chromosome 3, SaNama_1.0, whole genome shotgun sequence genomic DNA includes:
- the LOC120044629 gene encoding transmembrane protein 100-like, whose amino-acid sequence MLDPAMPEEPSKDTMTVPAAPERAVVEKANINDHPLVTEIQLNAATGGAELSCYRCTVPFGVVILIAGIVVTSVAYSFNSHGSTISYFGLVLLSAGLVLLALSAVCWKMRLERKKERRRESQTALVANQRSIFA is encoded by the coding sequence ATGCTGGATCCTGCGATGCCAGAGGAACCCAGTAAAGACACCATGACAGTGCCAGCAGCCCCAGAAAGAGCTGTCGTGGAGAAGGCCAACATCAATGACCACCCTTTGGTCACTGAAATCCAACTGAATGCGGCCACAGGTGGTGCAGAACTCTCCTGCTATCGCTGCACAGTGCCGTTTGGCGTGGTCATTCTCATTGCCGGTATCGTGGTCACTTCTGTGGCCTACAGCTTCAACTCACATGGGTCCACCATCTCCTACTTTGGGCTGGTGCTACTATCTGCTGGACTGGTGCTATTGGCGCTAAGTGCGGTATGCTGGAAGATGAGActtgagagaaagaaggagaggcgGAGGGAAAGCCAAACTGCACTGGTCGCAAACCAGAGGAGTATCTTTGCATGA